The sequence GCAGAATATGAGCTACGAAAAGCAGCTTGACTTTAAACAAGAAGAAGTTTACAATAATATCAAAAGAATTGGCGGAATTGATGATTTCGAAACCGTTCGTATTTTAGGTGCAGAAGAGCAATACTTCTACAGAAACAAGATGGAGTTTTCTTTCTCTAATGCAAGATGGCTGACTCAGTACGAAATCAGTTCTGAAGAAAACTACGGAAGCAGAGATGCGCTTGGTTTTCACATTCCGGGAATGTGGAGCAAGATTTTAGATCTAAAAGAATGCTGGTTGCAGGAAGATCCTTCTAATGCGATTCGTTTGGCTGTAAGAAATTTCGGAATTGAGAACGGATTAGATTTTTTCGATGTCAGAGAGCAAAAAGGTTTTCTGAGAACTTTGATGATGAGACAAAACTCGAAAGGAGAATGGATGGTCTTGTTTCAATTGTACAGAGAAGAAAAAGCAAACCGTACAAAACTTTTTGATTATTTATTAGAACAATTCCCACAGATCAAAACGTTGGTGTATGCCATCAATCCCAAACAGAATGATTCTATTTACGATCTTAATGTAAATACTTATTTTGGTGAAGGATTTTTAATGGAAGAAATGGATGGTCTTAAATTTAAAATCGGCCCAAAATCTTTCTTTCAAACCAATTATAAACAGGCTTTAGAATTATACAGAAAAACACTTGAATTTGCCGACTTAAAAGGTGATGAAGTGGTCTACGATTTATATACAGGAACAGGAACGATTGCACAATATGTTGCCAGAAATGCTAAACACGTTATCGGAATTGAATCGGTACAGGAAGCAATCGATGCAGCCATTGAGCATGCTGAATTAAACGGTTTGACGAACACAACTTTCTACTGTGGAGATATGAAAAACGTTTTCAATGATGAGTTTTTAGAAAATCATCCGAAAGCAGATGTTTTGATTACCGATCCTCCAAGAGACGGAATGCACCAAAAAGTTGTTGAACAAATCCTAAAATTAGCTCCTGAAAAAGTGGTTTATGTAAGCTGTAATTCGGCAACTCAGGCACGAGATTTAGCTTTAATGAAAGACCATTATACTTTAGTCAAAATTTTGCCAGTGGATATGTTCCCACAGACGCATCATGTTGAGAACATTGCATTGTTGGTTAAGAAATAATTATTTTTAAATTTGAATAGACAAATCAGATATTGATATGATAAAAAACTGTAAAACATTCTTATTATTAGCAGCTTTGGTATTCTGCCAGCAAAATTTATTTTCTCAGGAAAAGCCTAAAGATTCGGCTGTTGCGAAAACCGATACGGCAAAAGTAAAAAAAGACGATAAAAAGAAAAGCCTGATTAAGCCATT comes from Chryseobacterium sp. 3008163 and encodes:
- the rlmD gene encoding 23S rRNA (uracil(1939)-C(5))-methyltransferase RlmD, which codes for MRKKKDVILENIKLFAAGAKGVAIGKTEEGKTVLVSGAIPGDVVNARVKKSKSKYFEAEVKEIVEKSPFRVEPKCIHFGTCGGCKWQNMSYEKQLDFKQEEVYNNIKRIGGIDDFETVRILGAEEQYFYRNKMEFSFSNARWLTQYEISSEENYGSRDALGFHIPGMWSKILDLKECWLQEDPSNAIRLAVRNFGIENGLDFFDVREQKGFLRTLMMRQNSKGEWMVLFQLYREEKANRTKLFDYLLEQFPQIKTLVYAINPKQNDSIYDLNVNTYFGEGFLMEEMDGLKFKIGPKSFFQTNYKQALELYRKTLEFADLKGDEVVYDLYTGTGTIAQYVARNAKHVIGIESVQEAIDAAIEHAELNGLTNTTFYCGDMKNVFNDEFLENHPKADVLITDPPRDGMHQKVVEQILKLAPEKVVYVSCNSATQARDLALMKDHYTLVKILPVDMFPQTHHVENIALLVKK